In Streptomyces sp. NBC_00878, a single window of DNA contains:
- a CDS encoding cation:dicarboxylase symporter family transporter: protein MTSTPDTAPAAPAAKRDRTHYLYIAVIVAVAIGIAVGLIAPDFAVELKPIGTGFVNLIKMMISPIIFCTIVLGIGSVRKAAKVGAVGGIALGYFLAMSFVALGIGLVVGNILEPGTGLAVTDAIKDAGHEQVTEAKNTEEFLLGIIPTTIVSAFTGGEVLQTLLIALLAGFALQAMGSAGTPILRGVEHIQRLVFRILAMVMWAAPIGAFGAIAAVTGSAGVDALKSLAVLMLGFYLTCFLFVFIVLGAMLRVVAGLNILTLFKYLGREFLLILSTSSSESALPRLIAKMEHLGVSKPVVGITVPTGYSFNLDGTMIYMTMASLFIADAMGTPMSIGEQIPLLLFLLVASKGAAGVTGAGLATLAGGLQSHKPALVDGIGLIVGIDRFMSEARALTNFAGNAVATVLIGTWTKEIDKGRVDQVLAGQLPFDETTLLDDGHGSAPAADEAPDQPEGKALAKA from the coding sequence GTGACCAGTACACCCGATACGGCACCTGCCGCTCCCGCTGCCAAGCGGGACCGCACCCACTACCTGTACATCGCGGTGATTGTCGCCGTGGCCATCGGCATCGCCGTGGGCTTGATCGCCCCCGATTTCGCGGTCGAGCTGAAGCCGATCGGTACCGGCTTCGTGAACCTGATCAAGATGATGATCTCGCCGATCATCTTCTGCACGATCGTGCTGGGCATCGGCTCGGTACGGAAGGCCGCGAAGGTCGGTGCGGTCGGCGGTATCGCGCTCGGCTACTTCTTGGCCATGTCGTTCGTCGCCCTGGGCATCGGCCTGGTCGTCGGCAACATCCTGGAGCCGGGTACGGGCCTCGCGGTGACCGACGCGATCAAGGACGCGGGTCATGAGCAGGTCACCGAGGCCAAGAACACCGAGGAGTTCCTGCTCGGGATCATCCCGACGACGATCGTCTCCGCGTTCACCGGCGGCGAGGTCCTGCAGACCCTGCTCATCGCGCTGCTCGCCGGGTTCGCGCTCCAGGCCATGGGTTCGGCCGGTACGCCGATCCTGCGCGGCGTGGAGCACATCCAGCGTCTCGTCTTCCGCATCCTCGCCATGGTGATGTGGGCGGCGCCCATCGGTGCCTTCGGCGCGATCGCGGCGGTCACCGGCTCGGCGGGTGTGGACGCCCTCAAGAGCCTCGCCGTCCTGATGCTCGGCTTCTACCTCACCTGTTTCCTCTTCGTCTTCATCGTGCTCGGCGCGATGCTGCGGGTCGTCGCGGGTCTCAACATCCTCACGCTGTTCAAGTACCTGGGCCGTGAGTTCCTGCTGATCCTGTCCACCTCCTCCTCGGAGTCCGCGCTGCCGCGGCTCATCGCGAAGATGGAGCACCTGGGTGTCAGCAAGCCCGTCGTCGGCATCACCGTCCCGACCGGCTACTCCTTCAACCTCGACGGCACCATGATCTACATGACCATGGCCTCGCTGTTCATCGCCGACGCCATGGGTACGCCGATGTCGATCGGTGAGCAGATTCCGCTGCTGCTGTTCCTGCTGGTCGCCTCGAAGGGCGCGGCGGGTGTGACCGGCGCCGGGCTCGCGACGCTGGCCGGTGGTCTTCAGTCGCACAAGCCGGCGCTGGTGGACGGCATCGGCCTGATCGTCGGTATCGACCGCTTCATGAGCGAGGCCCGCGCGCTGACGAACTTCGCCGGCAACGCGGTCGCCACCGTCCTGATCGGTACGTGGACCAAGGAGATCGACAAGGGTCGCGTCGACCAGGTGCTCGCGGGGCAGCTGCCCTTCGACGAGACGACGCTCCTGGACGACGGCCATGGCTCCGCCCCCGCCGCCGACGAGGCCCCGGACCAGCCGGAGGGCAAGGCCCTGGCGAAGGCCTAG
- a CDS encoding sensor histidine kinase: protein MRFPRAPRPRSLAGQLFAMQAVLVAVVVAGCALFTYISDRSQAEDAAGRQAMGVAQSVADSPSVREAIRTADPTKTLQPYATAVQRDAEVDFVTIMNRKAIRWTHPNKDLIGKPFVGHTRPALLGHPFTETYTGTLGESVRAVTPIYDDGRIVGLVSAGIKVDEISQRVEGQVQALFGVAAAALALGAVGTYVINARLRRSTHGMNAAELSRMHDYHEAALHAVREGLLMLDGQFRVALINDGGRELLDVTDDVVGRSVADIGLPTPLTGALLSGEPRVDEVHLTDSRVLVVNTSPVSGGERRGTVVTLRDVTELQSLMGELDSERGFTTALRSQAHEAANRLHTVVSLIELDRAEEAVDFATAELELAQALTDQVVAAVSEPVLAALLLGKTAQANERGVELVVSEDSSIDDGLLPESLPSRDLVTVLGNLIDNAVDAAQGSVGARVTVTALADAEGLVLRVVDTGAGVDPAHAEAVFQRGWSTKPSGPGGRGLGLALVRQAVARHDGTLTVTEAPGGGASFEVRLPLPTAGRGLGQGLGQGQGRTKVRAGHEAGHEPAMPAPEREHEPEHGPTLTSAPAPAPAPKPTPASKLTPASKPTPHGGPR, encoded by the coding sequence ATGCGCTTCCCCCGTGCCCCCCGGCCGCGCAGTCTGGCCGGTCAGCTGTTCGCCATGCAGGCCGTGCTCGTCGCGGTCGTGGTCGCGGGCTGCGCGCTCTTCACGTACATCAGCGACCGCAGCCAGGCCGAGGACGCGGCGGGCCGCCAGGCCATGGGGGTGGCCCAGTCCGTCGCGGACTCCCCTTCTGTACGGGAGGCCATCCGTACCGCCGACCCGACGAAGACGCTCCAGCCGTACGCGACGGCGGTGCAGCGCGACGCCGAGGTCGACTTCGTCACGATCATGAACCGCAAGGCCATCCGCTGGACCCACCCCAACAAGGACCTGATCGGCAAGCCCTTCGTCGGCCACACGCGGCCCGCGCTCCTCGGCCACCCCTTCACCGAGACGTACACCGGCACGCTCGGCGAGTCCGTGCGGGCCGTCACACCGATATACGACGACGGCCGCATCGTCGGCCTCGTCAGCGCGGGCATCAAGGTCGACGAGATCAGCCAGCGGGTCGAGGGCCAGGTGCAGGCCCTGTTCGGCGTCGCGGCCGCCGCGCTGGCCCTGGGCGCCGTCGGTACGTACGTCATCAACGCCCGGCTGCGACGCTCCACCCACGGGATGAACGCGGCCGAGCTCAGCCGGATGCACGACTACCACGAGGCCGCGCTGCACGCCGTGCGCGAGGGGCTGCTGATGCTGGACGGGCAGTTCCGGGTGGCGCTGATCAACGACGGCGGGCGCGAGCTGCTCGACGTGACCGACGACGTGGTGGGCCGCTCGGTGGCGGACATCGGCCTGCCTACGCCGCTGACGGGGGCGCTGCTGTCCGGTGAGCCGCGTGTGGACGAGGTCCATCTGACCGACTCGCGCGTACTCGTCGTGAACACCTCGCCGGTGTCGGGCGGCGAGCGCCGGGGCACGGTCGTGACCCTGCGCGACGTCACGGAACTCCAGTCGCTGATGGGCGAGTTGGACTCCGAGCGCGGTTTCACGACGGCCCTGCGCTCGCAGGCGCACGAGGCGGCGAACCGCCTGCACACCGTCGTCTCGCTCATCGAGCTGGACCGTGCCGAGGAAGCCGTCGACTTCGCCACGGCCGAACTGGAGCTGGCCCAGGCGCTGACCGACCAGGTCGTCGCGGCGGTCAGCGAGCCGGTACTGGCCGCGCTGCTCCTGGGCAAGACGGCCCAGGCGAACGAGCGCGGCGTCGAGCTGGTGGTCTCCGAGGACAGCAGCATCGACGACGGCCTGCTCCCCGAGTCCCTCCCCTCCCGTGACCTGGTGACGGTCCTCGGCAACCTGATCGACAACGCGGTGGACGCGGCGCAGGGCTCGGTCGGCGCCCGCGTCACGGTCACGGCGCTCGCGGACGCCGAGGGGCTGGTCCTCCGGGTCGTCGACACCGGGGCGGGCGTGGACCCGGCCCACGCGGAAGCGGTCTTCCAGCGCGGCTGGTCCACGAAGCCGTCCGGTCCCGGCGGCCGGGGTCTCGGCCTGGCCCTCGTACGCCAGGCCGTGGCCCGCCACGACGGAACGTTGACCGTGACGGAGGCGCCGGGCGGCGGAGCATCCTTCGAGGTACGACTGCCGCTGCCGACGGCGGGGCGGGGACTGGGGCAGGGACTGGGGCAGGGACAGGGGCGGACCAAGGTCCGCGCCGGGCACGAGGCCGGGCACGAGCCCGCCATGCCCGCACCCGAACGCGAACACGAGCCCGAACACGGGCCCACACTCACATCCGCACCCGCACCCGCACCCGCACCGAAGCCGACGCCCGCGTCAAAGCTGACGCCCGCGTCGAAGCCCACCCCGCACGGAGGCCCCCGATGA
- a CDS encoding response regulator, translating into MSATTPSRDIRVLVVEDDPVAADAHVLYVGRVPGFTAVGKAHTGAEARRALDRMAVDLLLLDLHLPDVHGLQLARSLRAAGYHADVIAVTSARDLTVVREGVSLGVVQYVLKPFTFATLRDRLVRYAEFHAAVGEASGQDEVDRALASLRAPGPAALPKGLSAPTLERVTRALRDCDQGLTATGVAEAVGISRITARRYLEHLVDAGRAGRSPQYGQVGRPELQYRWVKS; encoded by the coding sequence ATGAGCGCGACCACCCCCTCTCGGGACATCCGCGTCCTCGTCGTCGAGGACGACCCCGTCGCGGCGGACGCGCATGTGCTGTACGTGGGGCGGGTGCCCGGGTTCACGGCGGTCGGTAAGGCCCACACCGGCGCGGAGGCGCGGCGGGCGCTGGACCGTATGGCGGTGGATCTGCTCCTCCTCGATCTGCATCTGCCGGACGTCCACGGCCTGCAGCTGGCCCGCTCGCTGCGCGCCGCCGGCTACCACGCCGACGTCATCGCGGTGACCTCGGCACGCGACCTGACGGTGGTGCGGGAGGGGGTTTCACTCGGGGTCGTGCAGTACGTACTGAAGCCGTTCACGTTCGCCACCCTCCGGGACCGCCTCGTCCGCTACGCCGAGTTCCACGCGGCGGTCGGCGAGGCCAGCGGTCAGGACGAGGTCGACCGCGCCCTCGCCTCCCTCCGGGCCCCCGGTCCGGCGGCCCTGCCCAAAGGGCTGAGCGCGCCCACCCTGGAGCGGGTCACGCGGGCGCTGCGGGACTGCGACCAGGGGCTGACCGCGACGGGCGTGGCCGAGGCCGTCGGGATCTCCCGGATCACGGCCCGGCGCTATCTGGAACACCTGGTGGACGCGGGGAGAGCGGGGCGCAGCCCGCAGTACGGACAGGTGGGCAGACCGGAGTTGCAGTACCGGTGGGTCAAGAGCTGA
- a CDS encoding extracellular solute-binding protein yields the protein MRPTAVPLLLATLLTATALSACGSESGSDPDTVKISFKQSTDNSIKVMDTYLDDIKAQFEKANPGKRVELVPIKAPDSEYYTKLQQMLRSPKTAPDLVYEDTFLINSDITSGYLKPLDPYLDEWADWDQFVDTAKEAAQAQDGKTYGVPDGTDTRGLWFDKAIFKKAGLPADWQPTTWDDILAAARKIKATVPGAIPLNIYTGKPAGEAAAMQGFEMLLYGTATGANESPLYDRASKKWITGSQGFKDSLEFVETVFKEKLGPDVSDALDPNIMTRVRGEFLPEGKLGINLDGSWLPQDWLEGSGHEWPEWSEKLGLAYMPTQTGQSPGKVSMSGGWTWAIPSKAANPDLAFDFIKTMQTKENAQKWYIANSGISVRTDVAEDPSYAKAQPGIKFFTDLVASTHYRPAYPAYPKVSTAIQEAMEGVTTGDSSVAEAAKGYDEELKTATDNQVIEK from the coding sequence GTGCGCCCCACAGCCGTTCCACTTCTCCTCGCCACTCTGCTCACCGCCACCGCGCTCAGCGCGTGCGGCAGCGAATCCGGAAGTGATCCGGACACGGTGAAAATCTCCTTCAAGCAGTCCACGGACAACTCCATCAAGGTGATGGACACGTACCTTGACGACATCAAGGCACAGTTCGAGAAGGCGAACCCCGGCAAGAGGGTGGAGCTCGTCCCGATCAAGGCCCCGGACTCGGAGTACTACACCAAGCTCCAGCAGATGCTCCGCTCCCCGAAGACGGCCCCGGACCTGGTCTACGAGGACACGTTCCTCATCAACTCCGACATCACCAGCGGCTACCTCAAGCCGCTGGACCCGTACCTCGACGAGTGGGCGGACTGGGACCAGTTCGTCGACACGGCGAAGGAGGCGGCGCAGGCCCAGGACGGGAAGACGTACGGCGTCCCGGACGGCACCGACACCCGGGGCCTCTGGTTCGACAAGGCCATCTTCAAGAAGGCCGGGCTGCCCGCCGACTGGCAGCCGACGACCTGGGACGACATCCTCGCGGCGGCCCGCAAGATCAAGGCGACGGTACCCGGCGCCATACCCCTGAACATCTACACGGGCAAGCCCGCGGGCGAGGCCGCCGCCATGCAGGGCTTCGAGATGCTCCTGTACGGAACGGCCACCGGGGCCAACGAGAGCCCCCTGTACGACCGGGCGTCCAAGAAGTGGATCACGGGAAGCCAGGGCTTCAAGGACTCCCTCGAGTTCGTCGAGACGGTCTTCAAGGAGAAGCTCGGCCCGGACGTCTCGGACGCCCTCGACCCCAACATCATGACCAGGGTCCGCGGCGAGTTCCTCCCGGAGGGCAAGCTCGGCATCAACCTCGACGGCTCCTGGCTCCCCCAGGACTGGCTGGAGGGCAGCGGCCACGAGTGGCCGGAGTGGTCCGAGAAGCTGGGCCTCGCGTACATGCCGACGCAGACCGGTCAGTCGCCGGGCAAGGTGAGCATGTCGGGCGGCTGGACCTGGGCGATCCCGAGCAAGGCGGCCAACCCCGACCTCGCCTTCGACTTCATCAAGACGATGCAGACGAAGGAGAACGCCCAGAAGTGGTACATCGCCAACTCCGGCATCTCGGTCCGTACGGACGTGGCCGAGGACCCGTCGTACGCGAAGGCGCAGCCCGGCATCAAGTTCTTCACCGACCTGGTGGCCAGCACGCACTACCGCCCCGCGTATCCCGCGTACCCGAAGGTCTCGACGGCCATACAAGAGGCCATGGAGGGCGTGACGACGGGCGACAGCTCGGTCGCCGAGGCGGCGAAGGGCTACGACGAGGAGCTGAAGACCGCCACGGACAACCAGGTCATCGAGAAGTGA
- a CDS encoding carbohydrate ABC transporter permease — MTAAPPAGPDMVKTAPGPAAPPLSPVGHRDVRRALIRTLPVSPAVVLLLLFLAGPIAYCVYIAFTDLQLTGQAESSFVGFDNFRAAFQDEAFLNAVWLTLVFTVLSSLIGQNTLGLALAVLMQRASKPVRTLTGGIVVTAWVLPEVVAGFLLYAFFRREGTLNAILDWLHLPSQNWLFTLPILAVSFANVWRGTAFSMLVYSAALNEIPKEITEAAEVDGAGGWRRMWHITLPMIRRSIGTNLMLNTLQTLSVFGLIWVMTRGGPGNRSQTLPLFMYEQAFQKSMIGYGTAVALLLLVVGSLFSLIYMRLLRTEV, encoded by the coding sequence ATGACCGCCGCACCCCCGGCGGGCCCGGACATGGTGAAGACCGCGCCGGGCCCGGCCGCCCCACCGCTCTCGCCCGTCGGCCACCGCGATGTCCGCCGCGCCCTGATCCGCACGCTGCCCGTCTCCCCCGCAGTCGTCCTCCTGCTTCTCTTCCTGGCCGGCCCCATCGCGTACTGCGTCTACATCGCGTTCACGGATCTCCAGCTCACCGGCCAGGCCGAGTCGTCGTTCGTCGGGTTCGACAACTTCCGCGCCGCGTTCCAGGACGAGGCGTTCCTCAACGCCGTATGGCTGACGCTGGTGTTCACGGTGCTGAGTTCCCTGATCGGCCAGAACACGCTGGGCCTGGCGCTGGCCGTACTGATGCAGCGGGCGTCGAAGCCGGTCCGTACGCTCACCGGTGGCATCGTTGTCACGGCCTGGGTGCTGCCGGAGGTCGTGGCGGGATTCCTGCTCTACGCCTTCTTCCGCCGCGAGGGCACGCTGAACGCCATTCTGGACTGGCTCCATCTCCCGTCCCAGAACTGGCTGTTCACGCTGCCGATCCTCGCGGTGTCCTTCGCGAACGTCTGGCGGGGAACGGCCTTCTCCATGCTGGTCTACTCGGCGGCCCTGAACGAGATCCCGAAGGAGATCACGGAGGCGGCGGAGGTGGACGGCGCGGGCGGCTGGCGCCGGATGTGGCACATCACGCTCCCGATGATCCGCCGTTCCATCGGTACGAACCTGATGTTGAACACCCTCCAGACCCTCTCGGTCTTCGGTCTGATCTGGGTGATGACGAGAGGCGGCCCGGGAAACCGCAGCCAGACGCTCCCGCTCTTCATGTACGAACAGGCCTTCCAGAAAAGCATGATCGGCTACGGAACGGCCGTGGCCCTGCTCCTTCTGGTGGTCGGCTCCCTCTTCTCCCTGATCTACATGCGCCTGCTGCGGACGGAGGTCTGA
- a CDS encoding carbohydrate ABC transporter permease, which translates to MPGNRPVNRLGNRPGNRPGSTPLAARRNSRRYAADAGLLALAATFVLPLAWVLLSSVDPKADLLVKVPDGVTLDNFDAVLTPDITFTPLLNSLILCGGATLLTVVCAALAAYPLSRFRSRLNRPFLLTILFATSLPITAIMVPVYALFVQVDLIDTMRGTIFFFAASQLPFAIWLMKNFMDGVPKELEEAAWTDGASSFQSLLRIVLPLMGPGVAVVTVFSFVMMWGNFFVPFMLLLTPDQMPASVSINDFFGNRGTVVYGQLAAFSIIYSTPVILLYVLVARRLGGGFALGGAVKG; encoded by the coding sequence ATGCCCGGGAACAGGCCTGTAAACCGTCTCGGGAACAGACCCGGGAACAGACCCGGGAGCACGCCCCTCGCGGCCCGCCGCAACAGCCGCCGCTACGCCGCCGACGCCGGGCTGCTCGCCCTGGCGGCCACCTTCGTCCTGCCCCTTGCCTGGGTGCTTCTCTCGTCGGTGGACCCGAAGGCCGACCTGTTGGTGAAGGTCCCCGACGGCGTCACCCTCGACAACTTCGACGCGGTCCTGACGCCGGACATCACGTTCACGCCGTTGCTCAACAGCCTGATCCTGTGCGGCGGAGCGACCCTGCTGACGGTGGTGTGCGCGGCCCTGGCCGCCTACCCGCTGTCCCGTTTCCGCTCCCGCCTGAACCGCCCGTTCCTCCTCACGATCCTCTTCGCGACGAGCCTGCCGATCACGGCGATCATGGTGCCGGTGTACGCGCTGTTCGTTCAGGTGGACCTGATCGACACGATGCGGGGCACGATCTTCTTCTTCGCCGCGTCCCAACTGCCGTTCGCCATCTGGCTGATGAAGAACTTCATGGACGGCGTCCCGAAGGAACTGGAGGAGGCCGCCTGGACGGACGGCGCGTCCTCGTTCCAGTCCCTCCTGCGGATCGTGCTGCCACTGATGGGCCCGGGGGTGGCGGTGGTCACCGTCTTCTCGTTCGTGATGATGTGGGGAAACTTCTTCGTCCCCTTCATGCTGCTGCTCACCCCCGACCAGATGCCCGCGTCGGTGAGCATCAACGACTTCTTCGGAAACCGGGGAACGGTGGTCTACGGGCAACTGGCCGCGTTCTCGATCATCTACTCGACACCGGTGATCCTGCTGTACGTCCTGGTGGCGAGGCGGTTGGGCGGCGGCTTCGCCCTGGGCGGCGCGGTCAAGGGCTGA
- a CDS encoding PPOX class F420-dependent oxidoreductase, whose protein sequence is MASAVSRIDGHIRERLLAPNFWHLATVGADGSPQVSPMWADIEDEYVMVNTSIGRVKEENLRRNPFVSLSHNDPENPYDRVEIRGRAVRFVEGEVAERAMDRLAQKYIGEDRYPWLLPGERRVMILIEPTRVRHVVGVERFRAGVLPERKNRGSAVERDAPAEGLEDLGPA, encoded by the coding sequence GTGGCAAGCGCCGTGAGCAGGATCGATGGGCATATTCGCGAGCGGTTGCTGGCGCCGAACTTCTGGCATCTGGCCACCGTGGGCGCGGACGGATCACCCCAGGTCTCGCCCATGTGGGCGGACATCGAAGACGAGTACGTCATGGTCAACACGTCGATCGGCCGCGTGAAGGAGGAGAACCTGCGGCGCAATCCATTCGTTTCCCTGTCTCATAACGACCCTGAGAATCCCTACGACCGGGTCGAGATCCGGGGGCGGGCCGTCCGCTTCGTCGAGGGCGAGGTGGCCGAGCGGGCCATGGACCGGCTCGCTCAGAAGTACATCGGCGAGGACCGGTATCCGTGGCTGCTGCCCGGGGAGCGACGCGTGATGATCCTCATCGAGCCGACGCGCGTGCGGCACGTGGTGGGCGTGGAGAGGTTCCGGGCCGGGGTGCTGCCGGAGCGGAAAAACCGTGGGTCAGCAGTCGAGAGGGATGCCCCCGCCGAGGGATTGGAAGATCTGGGACCTGCATGA
- a CDS encoding XRE family transcriptional regulator, with the protein MGPEQVAYAMQASFGLPNVTPHHVVDWERGTAAPSTTELTALAGVLWCSPGELIGAPRTLREHRVARGLAADDVALAVGIELLAYIRMEEANEWRGNERQSSALTEVLDLSLADLVTVTGHEPRLAEMLRDAVTTRWQAYVRPVGKLLPLERRLVGDVLRALHTEYQGQMVATLSWSGGSAAGEADDAGRDFLDRIVDRFWSVVQRNGGY; encoded by the coding sequence ATGGGGCCCGAGCAGGTCGCGTACGCCATGCAGGCCTCGTTCGGGCTGCCCAATGTGACCCCGCACCACGTCGTCGACTGGGAGCGTGGCACAGCGGCACCGAGCACCACCGAACTCACCGCGCTCGCGGGCGTGTTGTGGTGCTCGCCGGGTGAACTCATCGGCGCGCCGAGGACATTGCGCGAGCACCGCGTCGCGCGTGGTCTCGCGGCCGACGACGTCGCTCTTGCCGTGGGCATCGAACTCCTCGCCTACATACGGATGGAGGAGGCGAACGAGTGGCGCGGCAACGAGCGTCAGTCCTCGGCGCTCACCGAGGTGCTCGACCTCTCCCTGGCAGACCTCGTCACGGTCACCGGCCACGAGCCGAGGCTGGCGGAGATGCTGCGCGACGCGGTGACGACCCGCTGGCAGGCGTACGTACGCCCGGTGGGCAAGCTGCTGCCGCTGGAGCGGCGGCTCGTGGGTGACGTGCTGCGGGCGCTGCACACCGAGTACCAGGGGCAGATGGTGGCCACGCTGAGCTGGAGCGGCGGCAGCGCCGCCGGTGAGGCCGACGACGCGGGCCGGGACTTCCTGGACCGGATCGTCGACCGCTTCTGGTCGGTGGTCCAGCGCAACGGCGGCTACTGA
- a CDS encoding ATP-dependent 6-phosphofructokinase: protein MRIGVLTAGGDCPGLNAVIRSVVHRAVTHYGDEVIGFEDGYAGLLEGHFRGLDLDDVSGILARGGTILGSSRLQRDRLREACENAQDMAREFGIDVLIPIGGEGTLTAARMLSDAGLPVVGVPKTIDNDISSTDRTFGFDTAVGVATEAMDRLKTTAESHQRVMVVEVMGRHAGWIALESGMAAGAHGICLPERPFDPADLVKMVEERFARGKKFAVVCVAEGAHPAEGTMDYGHGAIDQFGHERFQGIGTALAYELERRLGKEAKPVILGHIQRGGTPTAYDRVLATRFGWHAVEAAHRRDYGRMTALRGTDVVMVPLAEATTELKTVPKDRMDEAESVF from the coding sequence ATGCGCATCGGAGTTCTCACCGCAGGCGGCGACTGCCCGGGGCTGAACGCCGTGATCCGGTCGGTCGTGCACCGTGCCGTCACGCACTACGGCGACGAGGTGATCGGTTTCGAGGACGGCTACGCGGGACTGCTCGAAGGCCACTTCCGCGGCCTCGACCTGGACGACGTCAGCGGCATCCTGGCCCGTGGCGGCACCATCCTCGGCTCCTCCCGCCTCCAGCGCGACCGGCTCCGCGAGGCCTGCGAGAACGCGCAGGACATGGCCCGCGAGTTCGGCATCGACGTGCTGATCCCGATCGGCGGCGAGGGCACGCTGACGGCGGCGCGCATGCTGTCGGACGCGGGCCTGCCGGTGGTCGGAGTCCCGAAGACGATCGACAACGACATCTCGTCGACGGACCGCACCTTCGGGTTCGACACCGCCGTCGGTGTCGCCACGGAGGCGATGGACCGCCTCAAGACGACCGCCGAGTCCCACCAGCGCGTGATGGTCGTCGAGGTCATGGGCCGCCACGCCGGCTGGATCGCCCTGGAGTCCGGCATGGCGGCCGGTGCCCACGGCATCTGCCTGCCCGAGCGGCCCTTCGACCCGGCCGACCTGGTCAAGATGGTCGAGGAACGCTTCGCACGGGGCAAGAAGTTCGCCGTCGTCTGCGTCGCCGAGGGCGCCCATCCCGCCGAGGGCACCATGGACTACGGGCACGGCGCGATCGACCAGTTCGGTCACGAGCGCTTCCAGGGCATCGGCACGGCGCTCGCGTACGAACTGGAGCGCCGCCTCGGCAAGGAGGCCAAGCCGGTCATCCTCGGCCACATCCAGCGCGGCGGCACACCGACCGCGTACGACCGGGTGCTGGCGACGCGCTTCGGATGGCACGCGGTGGAGGCGGCGCACCGGCGCGACTACGGCCGGATGACCGCGCTGCGCGGCACGGACGTGGTGATGGTGCCGCTGGCGGAGGCGACCACCGAACTGAAGACGGTACCGAAGGACCGCATGGACGAGGCGGAGTCGGTCTTCTAG